One Bacteroidota bacterium genomic window carries:
- a CDS encoding SemiSWEET transporter, translating to MYIKIIGLTAAALTTFAFLPQAIKTWKTKSTDDLSPAMFGLLCTGILLWLIYGLLVNDLPIILANSVTLVLACSILYYIIKPGHAQKIKHVALWTSNLEEMKDFYCHHFKATCSMLYKNPTSGFQSYFINFSSGASLELMYNKNSEQEKAQLSGHFCISVGSKKRVDEFAEHFRKEKIEILKGPRVTGDGYYEFLFRDTEGNLVEVTV from the coding sequence ATGTACATTAAAATAATAGGACTTACAGCAGCTGCACTAACCACCTTTGCTTTTCTACCACAAGCCATCAAAACCTGGAAAACCAAGTCGACCGACGACCTCTCGCCCGCAATGTTTGGTTTGCTTTGCACAGGTATCTTACTCTGGCTGATCTATGGTCTGTTAGTCAATGACCTTCCGATTATTCTGGCTAATTCCGTTACCCTGGTCCTTGCATGTTCAATCTTATATTATATCATCAAGCCCGGCCATGCCCAGAAGATAAAACATGTAGCACTCTGGACCAGCAATTTAGAAGAAATGAAAGATTTTTACTGCCACCACTTTAAGGCAACATGTAGTATGTTATACAAAAATCCAACAAGCGGATTTCAATCGTATTTCATTAATTTTTCTTCCGGAGCAAGCCTCGAACTTATGTACAACAAGAATAGTGAACAAGAAAAGGCACAACTAAGTGGCCATTTTTGTATCAGTGTAGGATCGAAGAAACGGGTAGATGAGTTTGCAGAACACTTTCGAAAAGAAAAAATAGAAATTTTAAAAGGTCCCCGCGTTACAGGCGATGGTTATTACGAATTCCTGTTTCGCGACACGGAAGGAAACCTTGTTGAGGTTACGGTGTAA
- a CDS encoding MotA/TolQ/ExbB proton channel family protein yields MTTFLILQTDINQQAAQATAAGATELSMPFIDMAMKGGWLMLPIFLLSLVAVYIFFERFFAINKAAKIDINFMNRIKDYIHDGKLDAAVALCQSYNNPAASMVEKGIRRIGRPLQDVNTAIENVGNLEIASLEKTLYLLAMSAGGAPMIGFLGTVTGMVRAFYDMAHAGNNIDIQLLSSGIYQAMVTTVAGLIVGILAYFFYNILTAKIAKVVNMLEATTMEFMDLLNEPAK; encoded by the coding sequence ATGACAACATTTTTGATTCTTCAGACAGATATCAATCAGCAAGCAGCACAAGCCACTGCAGCAGGTGCTACTGAATTAAGCATGCCTTTTATCGATATGGCAATGAAAGGTGGGTGGCTAATGCTCCCGATCTTTTTATTGTCGCTGGTTGCGGTTTATATCTTTTTCGAGCGGTTTTTTGCTATTAACAAGGCGGCGAAAATAGACATCAATTTTATGAATCGCATCAAAGATTATATTCACGATGGTAAACTCGATGCTGCCGTAGCACTTTGCCAGTCGTACAACAATCCTGCTGCCAGCATGGTAGAAAAGGGAATCAGACGCATCGGCAGGCCACTGCAGGATGTGAATACTGCCATTGAAAATGTGGGCAACCTCGAAATAGCTTCGCTCGAAAAAACCCTCTATTTGCTCGCTATGTCAGCTGGTGGAGCACCTATGATTGGTTTTCTTGGTACTGTAACCGGTATGGTGCGTGCATTTTACGACATGGCACATGCCGGTAACAACATCGACATACAGTTATTGTCTTCAGGTATTTATCAGGCCATGGTAACCACCGTTGCGGGACTGATTGTTGGAATTTTAGCTTATTTCTTTTACAACATACTAACTGCAAAAATTGCGAAAGTGGTGAATATGCTCGAAGCTACTACCATGGAATTTATGGATTTGCTTAACGAACCTGCTAAATAA
- a CDS encoding SIS domain-containing protein, which yields MLTHIQELLQKEAEAVLAIPVNDQYDKALDIIYNAVHSRKGKLVVSGMGKAGQIAINIATTFSSTGTPSVFLHPADAQHGDLGVIQADDALLLVSNSGKTREILELVMLARNLHPDIHLIALVGNADSPLGEQADVILSTGHPQEVCPLGLTPTTSTTTMTVIGDILVVLMMERIKFSVEQYAKRHHGGYLGQKSRNAAGGSTT from the coding sequence ATGCTGACACATATTCAGGAATTACTTCAAAAAGAAGCCGAAGCAGTTTTAGCCATACCGGTGAACGACCAATACGATAAAGCCCTGGATATTATTTACAATGCAGTGCATTCCCGTAAGGGTAAACTCGTTGTAAGTGGCATGGGCAAGGCAGGCCAGATTGCCATTAACATCGCTACCACTTTTAGCTCCACGGGCACGCCTTCAGTGTTTCTGCATCCTGCTGATGCCCAGCATGGCGACCTCGGGGTTATTCAGGCTGATGATGCCTTGCTGCTGGTTTCGAACTCGGGTAAAACCCGCGAGATACTTGAACTGGTCATGCTGGCCCGGAACCTGCATCCCGATATACATCTTATTGCCCTGGTAGGTAATGCCGACAGTCCACTTGGCGAACAAGCGGATGTAATTCTGAGCACCGGTCACCCTCAGGAAGTATGTCCACTTGGCTTAACTCCAACCACTTCTACTACCACCATGACTGTTATAGGTGATATTCTGGTAGTTCTGATGATGGAACGGATTAAATTCTCTGTAGAACAGTATGCCAAGAGACACCATGGTGGATATTTAGGCCAGAAGTCGCGAAATGCAGCCGGGGGGTCAACTACCTGA
- a CDS encoding hydrolase, translating into MRINQENTIAVVIDMQEKLLPHIENHEAIKNNCIKLIRGLKILNVPMLVTQQYTKGLGPTVADVTEAIENLSYIEKITFSCYREPNFVDLLQASAKRNVIVVGIESHVCVLQTTLDLIYNNYNPIVLTDATGSRHAEDRRISHWRMRDVGAIMSTTESILFELLKQAGSDEFKAISKLLK; encoded by the coding sequence ATGCGTATTAACCAGGAGAACACGATAGCTGTAGTAATAGATATGCAGGAAAAATTGCTTCCTCATATCGAAAATCATGAAGCCATCAAAAATAATTGCATCAAGCTGATCAGGGGATTGAAAATTTTGAATGTTCCAATGCTGGTTACTCAACAATATACCAAAGGCCTGGGCCCCACCGTGGCTGATGTAACCGAAGCAATTGAAAACCTTTCGTACATCGAGAAAATTACATTTAGCTGTTACCGCGAACCCAATTTTGTAGATTTACTTCAGGCAAGTGCTAAAAGAAATGTAATAGTTGTTGGCATTGAGTCGCATGTGTGCGTGCTGCAAACTACTCTCGACCTGATCTACAATAATTATAACCCCATTGTGCTCACCGATGCCACAGGGTCAAGGCATGCTGAAGACAGGCGAATCTCGCACTGGCGTATGCGCGATGTGGGAGCTATTATGTCGACCACTGAATCGATTTTATTTGAATTGTTAAAACAAGCAGGCAGCGATGAATTTAAGGCCATTTCGAAACTTTTAAAATAA
- the tsaD gene encoding tRNA (adenosine(37)-N6)-threonylcarbamoyltransferase complex transferase subunit TsaD — protein MDTIILGIESSCDDTSASVICNGFVASNRVANQDVHKKYGGVVPELASRAHQKNIIPVVDVALKEAGILPSDVSAVAYTRGPGLLGSLLVGTSFAKGFAIANNIPLIEVNHLHAHILSLFLQQKDENLSIPPFPFLCLLVSGGHTQILVIRDYLQSEIIGQSIDDAAGEAFDKCAKIMGLPYPGGPLIDKLSKEGNSSAFAFNKPNLPGLNYSFSGLKTSFLYFLRDRLKADADFIEKHKADLCASLQRTIIEILLDKVQLASEQTGIRHIAIAGGVSANSGLRHSLIGTGKKQDWKVYIPEFKYSTDNAAMIAITGYYKYLGKEFGTLAATPFARSKA, from the coding sequence ATGGATACAATAATCCTCGGTATTGAATCGTCGTGCGACGATACTTCGGCCTCAGTAATTTGCAATGGATTTGTAGCCAGTAACAGGGTAGCCAACCAGGATGTGCATAAAAAATATGGTGGTGTAGTGCCGGAACTTGCCTCAAGGGCTCATCAGAAAAACATTATTCCTGTAGTAGATGTAGCCTTGAAGGAAGCAGGAATATTACCCTCTGATGTTTCGGCCGTAGCCTATACCCGCGGCCCGGGCTTGTTAGGTTCGCTGCTGGTAGGTACCTCATTTGCAAAGGGTTTTGCCATTGCCAACAACATTCCATTGATTGAAGTCAACCACCTTCATGCCCATATTCTTTCGTTGTTTTTACAACAAAAAGATGAAAACCTGTCAATTCCCCCTTTTCCATTTCTGTGCCTTCTGGTTTCTGGCGGTCACACACAAATACTGGTAATTCGCGATTACCTTCAATCGGAGATAATTGGTCAGAGCATTGACGATGCCGCCGGCGAAGCTTTTGACAAATGTGCAAAAATTATGGGGCTGCCCTACCCGGGTGGTCCGCTCATCGACAAGCTAAGTAAGGAAGGAAACAGCTCTGCGTTTGCATTTAACAAACCCAATTTGCCAGGACTAAATTACAGCTTTAGCGGACTAAAAACCTCGTTTCTCTATTTTCTGCGCGACCGGCTGAAAGCCGATGCTGATTTTATCGAAAAACACAAAGCCGATTTATGCGCCTCGCTTCAACGCACCATTATCGAAATATTGCTCGATAAAGTGCAACTGGCAAGTGAACAGACAGGAATAAGGCACATAGCCATAGCTGGCGGTGTTTCGGCCAACAGCGGTTTGCGACACAGCCTTATCGGAACCGGTAAAAAACAAGATTGGAAAGTTTACATTCCGGAGTTTAAATACTCCACCGACAATGCTGCCATGATTGCCATTACCGGATATTACAAATACCTCGGAAAAGAATTTGGAACGCTCGCGGCAACCCCCTTTGCGCGGAGTAAGGCCTGA
- a CDS encoding translocation/assembly module TamB produces MRKLIKKILNLIGWLLFLLFIFGVAASIIINTPKVQTRITSIAFGKIQELFGSQVKYEKVHLGLFNRAELEGFLIRDLNADTLIYAGKMKVKLPGIMKKLLFDKTIPLRIGELSFKDSYFRLYSDSSRVINLQFIVDKLKEGKKPGKTPEPLYIDQIKLRNCRLDIHNYYRQEKEFGIDYSQMTFRELNMNVSDLVSFADTLTMKIDVLSFLEQSGFKINDFGSNLLIRSNQLYFDKLYLETNQAYFRMEHIYFDFDSFKDFSGGRFNEHIKMDIDCRESKVNIRELAWFTPAFKQMEDDFQLSGNFYGSLANLRGRSVQLSYGSSTSLKGRFDISGLPDINETFLIFDIDHFQTTTSDITRLRLPNGKTIKLPERFSGIEYYTYKGNFTGFFKDFVSYGTLITNLGNAKLDVLFKPGIDNSVTFSGLVSTDGFQIGPITASPERFGQIDFNLKVEGSGIMDKGLSVNMSGDIPSFTINGYRYQNIQVDGSFSEKSFNGELEIDDPNLQMSFTGLLDLSSAIRQYNFSSHVYMANLSALNIDKKNTNSKASFLVRASLSGNSPDEVNGEIKLVNALFSKSDAQIQLYDFSLFVRNDSLLNQINFQSDFAEGAISGHYKLTTLAKEYLRLFDTYLPSLGLYTPDGKLLPDADFKYRFYFKNVQSILGYFTSEYMINPKTLVEGELKRGLVQEATIHIESPEVRINKTRIKNLVLNSLATQSTIDIDFGCQELNVNKRLALNNFTILTVIDSNLVDFKARWMNWDSTMHRGDLEGKLAFRNLPGQKIVAEVEIDSSMLVLGDSLWVLHPFNLVYDSSKIVVQNFKLSHGDEYLQAQGSLSKNTNDTMRCNFHNFNFGYLNFFTRSESFRFGGLVNGKAVVMGREKPLFFASLYVQALELNDELIGDTHIDTRYNYQRESIEIDANVFRGNLNTLDIGGEYFPSRQGELDLALNLDKFRLNFINPYLKSIFSDIRGLATGKLHLTGTGAKPILNGILNVQKAAFTVDYLNTRYNFTSEVSFTNNNIVFDRVELFDKFGNTAQLNGIIRTEYLKTFSLNLSMQPRNFYCLNTTENENPYFFGQAFASGLIRINGPSSELTFDITATTEPGTFFNIPLSDTEELSEYNFIKYIQTDTVSSEMDKDEYKVNLSGLNLNFNLNVTPAAEVNIIFDPTVGDIITTQGTGNLRIGINPLGDFNMLGEYVIESGTYLFTLKEMLLNKKFKVEQGSSLQWTGDPVNANVNINTYYRTKASMADLTGDPTATTRYTVDCKLSLTGRLMNPLINYNIFLPFSEQEERDVLSAAIGSDEALGKQFLSLLVLNRFMYAGNEPDAEKGNSNIAGVNASEFLTNQLSNWLSQISDEFDFGVNYRPGSELSPQELELALSTQLLNDRLTINGSVDMKTNAEAEDATNILGNLDVDYKITPNGKFRARAYNRANDEIVTYSPYTQGIGVFYTEEFDSLNDLAGKNRKNKKSKGNKEKKPEGSSAVIRDEDQE; encoded by the coding sequence GTGCGCAAACTTATTAAAAAAATATTGAACCTGATTGGCTGGCTGCTTTTCCTCCTCTTCATTTTTGGGGTGGCTGCCTCCATCATAATTAATACGCCAAAGGTTCAAACACGAATTACTTCCATTGCTTTCGGAAAGATTCAGGAACTATTTGGTTCTCAGGTTAAATATGAGAAAGTGCATCTCGGATTGTTTAACCGGGCTGAGCTTGAAGGTTTTCTGATACGCGACCTGAATGCTGATACCCTTATTTATGCCGGGAAGATGAAGGTAAAACTACCCGGTATCATGAAAAAGCTCTTGTTCGATAAAACCATTCCTTTGCGCATAGGGGAGCTGAGTTTTAAAGATTCGTATTTTCGTTTGTATTCCGATTCGTCGAGGGTAATAAACCTGCAGTTTATTGTCGATAAGCTCAAAGAAGGTAAAAAGCCGGGTAAAACACCCGAACCATTATATATCGATCAGATAAAACTTCGCAACTGTCGCCTCGATATTCATAATTACTACCGGCAGGAAAAGGAGTTTGGCATCGACTATTCTCAAATGACATTTCGGGAACTAAACATGAATGTAAGTGATTTGGTTAGTTTTGCCGATACCCTTACTATGAAAATTGATGTGCTCTCGTTTTTGGAGCAATCGGGATTTAAAATAAACGATTTCGGGTCGAATCTGCTCATTCGCAGTAATCAGTTGTATTTCGACAAGTTGTATCTCGAAACCAACCAGGCCTATTTTCGGATGGAACATATTTATTTTGATTTCGATAGTTTTAAAGATTTCAGCGGTGGACGTTTTAACGAACACATTAAAATGGACATAGATTGCCGCGAATCGAAGGTAAACATTCGCGAATTAGCCTGGTTTACTCCGGCTTTTAAGCAAATGGAAGATGATTTTCAGCTATCGGGTAATTTTTATGGCAGTTTGGCAAACCTTCGGGGAAGGTCTGTTCAACTAAGTTATGGTTCCTCTACAAGCTTAAAGGGAAGGTTTGATATTTCTGGTTTACCCGATATTAATGAAACATTCCTGATTTTCGATATCGATCATTTTCAAACCACCACAAGTGATATTACAAGATTGAGGTTGCCAAACGGTAAAACTATAAAACTACCGGAGAGGTTTTCGGGCATTGAATACTATACTTACAAGGGAAATTTCACTGGATTTTTTAAAGACTTTGTTTCGTACGGAACCCTGATCACTAACCTGGGCAATGCAAAACTCGACGTATTGTTTAAACCCGGAATCGACAACAGTGTGACATTCTCAGGCCTTGTTTCCACAGATGGTTTTCAGATTGGCCCTATTACAGCCTCGCCCGAACGATTTGGACAGATTGATTTTAATCTGAAGGTCGAGGGTTCAGGAATTATGGATAAAGGACTTAGCGTGAATATGTCTGGCGATATTCCTTCATTTACAATTAATGGCTATCGATATCAGAATATACAAGTCGATGGCAGCTTCTCGGAGAAGAGTTTTAATGGCGAACTTGAAATTGACGATCCAAACCTGCAGATGAGTTTTACGGGACTACTTGATTTATCTTCGGCTATCCGTCAGTATAATTTCAGTTCGCATGTGTACATGGCTAACCTTAGTGCACTCAACATTGATAAAAAGAATACAAATTCAAAAGCTAGTTTCTTAGTTCGTGCAAGCCTTTCGGGAAATTCGCCTGACGAGGTGAATGGGGAAATTAAACTTGTTAATGCACTTTTTTCGAAATCAGATGCTCAGATACAGCTGTACGATTTTTCGCTATTCGTGAGGAATGATTCATTGCTTAACCAGATAAATTTCCAATCCGATTTCGCCGAGGGAGCTATCAGTGGCCATTACAAACTTACTACACTCGCAAAAGAATACCTTCGCTTGTTCGACACCTATTTACCTTCATTAGGACTGTACACGCCTGATGGGAAATTGCTGCCCGATGCAGATTTCAAATACCGTTTTTACTTTAAAAATGTTCAGAGTATTCTTGGTTATTTTACTTCTGAATACATGATTAATCCAAAAACCCTGGTAGAAGGTGAGCTTAAAAGAGGATTAGTCCAGGAGGCAACCATACACATAGAATCGCCGGAAGTGAGGATTAACAAGACACGCATAAAAAATCTGGTGTTAAACTCCCTTGCCACCCAATCGACTATCGATATTGATTTTGGTTGCCAGGAGCTAAACGTCAACAAGCGCCTGGCCCTTAACAATTTTACAATATTAACTGTGATCGATTCAAACCTGGTCGATTTTAAGGCAAGATGGATGAATTGGGATAGTACTATGCACCGAGGTGATTTGGAAGGTAAACTGGCATTCAGGAATTTGCCCGGACAAAAGATTGTGGCCGAAGTAGAAATAGATAGCTCTATGCTTGTGTTGGGCGATTCACTCTGGGTGCTTCATCCCTTTAACCTGGTATATGACAGCAGTAAAATAGTGGTTCAAAATTTCAAGCTTTCTCATGGCGATGAATACCTGCAGGCACAGGGTAGCCTTTCCAAAAACACAAACGATACCATGCGTTGTAATTTTCACAATTTCAATTTTGGTTACCTGAATTTTTTTACCCGTTCAGAAAGTTTTCGCTTTGGTGGTTTGGTAAATGGCAAGGCCGTTGTGATGGGCCGCGAAAAACCGCTTTTTTTTGCCTCACTTTATGTGCAGGCATTGGAACTTAACGATGAGCTGATAGGTGATACACACATCGATACTCGCTATAATTACCAACGCGAATCGATAGAAATAGATGCCAATGTATTCCGTGGAAACCTTAATACCCTGGATATCGGGGGCGAGTATTTTCCATCCCGTCAGGGCGAGCTAGACCTGGCTCTAAATCTCGATAAATTCAGGTTAAACTTTATCAATCCTTATCTTAAATCCATTTTTAGCGATATCCGTGGACTGGCCACCGGTAAGTTGCATCTGACCGGAACCGGGGCTAAACCCATCTTGAATGGAATTCTTAATGTTCAAAAGGCAGCTTTTACAGTCGATTACCTGAATACCCGCTACAACTTTACCTCTGAGGTATCTTTTACCAACAACAACATCGTGTTTGACAGAGTGGAGTTGTTCGATAAATTTGGAAACACAGCCCAGCTCAATGGTATTATTCGTACCGAATACCTTAAAACCTTCAGTTTGAACTTAAGCATGCAGCCGAGAAATTTTTATTGCCTTAATACCACAGAAAATGAGAACCCCTATTTCTTTGGGCAAGCCTTTGCAAGTGGTTTGATACGTATTAACGGGCCAAGCTCCGAACTTACGTTTGATATCACCGCTACCACCGAACCAGGAACTTTCTTTAACATTCCGCTCTCCGATACCGAAGAGCTATCGGAATACAACTTCATTAAATACATACAAACCGACACTGTTTCTTCCGAAATGGATAAGGACGAATACAAAGTAAACCTTTCGGGCTTGAATTTGAATTTTAATTTAAATGTTACTCCGGCTGCCGAGGTTAATATCATTTTCGATCCAACAGTAGGCGATATCATCACCACACAGGGAACCGGAAATTTACGCATTGGTATTAATCCTTTGGGCGATTTTAATATGTTGGGAGAATACGTGATAGAATCTGGGACTTACCTGTTTACACTGAAAGAAATGCTTTTGAATAAGAAATTTAAAGTAGAGCAGGGTAGTAGCCTTCAGTGGACTGGCGATCCGGTAAATGCGAATGTCAATATCAATACTTATTATCGTACAAAAGCCTCAATGGCCGACTTGACGGGAGATCCGACAGCCACTACGCGCTATACGGTCGATTGTAAATTGAGCCTTACCGGCAGGCTTATGAACCCTTTAATAAACTACAATATCTTTCTACCTTTTTCCGAACAGGAAGAACGTGATGTCTTATCTGCCGCCATTGGCTCAGACGAAGCCCTGGGAAAACAGTTTCTTTCGTTGCTGGTCTTAAATCGGTTTATGTATGCCGGTAACGAACCCGATGCAGAAAAAGGTAATTCAAACATTGCAGGGGTAAATGCAAGTGAATTTTTGACTAACCAGCTAAGCAACTGGCTTTCGCAGATTAGCGATGAATTTGATTTTGGCGTCAATTACAGGCCTGGTTCAGAATTGAGCCCACAAGAGCTTGAACTCGCATTGTCTACCCAGCTTCTTAACGACCGGCTAACCATTAACGGAAGTGTGGACATGAAAACCAATGCCGAAGCTGAAGATGCCACCAATATTCTCGGAAATCTTGATGTCGATTATAAGATTACTCCTAATGGAAAGTTTAGGGCTCGCGCTTACAACCGTGCAAACGACGAAATTGTGACCTATTCGCCCTACACCCAGGGAATTGGAGTGTTTTATACTGAAGAATTCGATAGCCTGAATGACTTAGCAGGAAAGAATAGAAAAAATAAAAAATCGAAAGGCAACAAAGAAAAGAAGCCTGAAGGAAGTTCTGCGGTAATTCGCGACGAAGACCAGGAATAA
- a CDS encoding MBOAT family protein → MLFNSISFLYFFPIVVIFFYLLNPLPRRYFLLAASLYFYMCWKAEYIVLILFTMYINYYAAIQLAKTQNPKVRKRYLLLGVLPSFALLFVFKYLNFVGDSVRSVFEAMNILIDIPYYNLLLPVGISFFTFQTLSYTFDVYKGHTPVEKSFSTFALFVSFFPQLVAGPIERSNHLLPGLKKDVVFNIDNFAVGFRIMLIGFFKKIVVADRLSIYVNTVYNNAEHHNGLTYIVATIFFSFQIYCDFSGYSDIAIGSARMMGIDLMQNFRRPYFAKNIKEFWSRWHISLSTWFRDYVYVPLGGNRVKYWRWVYNIMITFLLSGLWHGASWTFVIWGGIHGFFSLASVGFRPNTTKKKNALFSKPLVVFGMIVINYIIVLLAWVFFRANSFDDAILILTEMFRLSGDTLYMGGADPENFFYGVLAILMLLVIDGVQEYSITKLQFFRSRKTVVRYLAYATIIAIIMMLGVFDSSQFIYFQF, encoded by the coding sequence ATGCTCTTCAATTCCATTAGTTTCCTATACTTTTTTCCCATAGTAGTAATATTTTTTTACTTACTCAATCCTTTGCCCAGAAGGTACTTTTTGCTGGCTGCCAGTTTGTATTTTTATATGTGTTGGAAGGCTGAGTACATTGTGCTTATCCTTTTCACAATGTACATCAATTACTATGCTGCCATTCAACTGGCGAAAACACAAAATCCTAAGGTTCGCAAAAGATATCTGCTACTTGGAGTATTGCCCAGTTTCGCCTTACTCTTTGTGTTTAAATACCTGAATTTCGTTGGCGACTCGGTTCGTTCAGTATTCGAAGCAATGAATATTCTGATCGATATACCCTATTATAATCTCCTGCTTCCCGTAGGTATATCGTTCTTTACTTTCCAAACATTAAGCTACACTTTTGATGTATACAAAGGCCATACACCGGTAGAAAAGAGCTTTTCGACCTTTGCACTTTTTGTCTCGTTCTTTCCACAGCTGGTAGCTGGTCCAATTGAACGTTCGAACCATCTTTTGCCAGGGCTCAAGAAAGATGTGGTGTTTAACATCGATAATTTTGCAGTTGGTTTCAGAATTATGTTAATCGGTTTCTTCAAGAAAATTGTAGTGGCCGATCGTTTGTCGATTTACGTGAATACAGTATACAATAACGCAGAGCATCATAATGGTCTGACCTACATTGTAGCTACCATCTTTTTTAGTTTTCAGATATATTGCGACTTTTCGGGTTATTCGGACATTGCCATCGGTAGCGCCCGCATGATGGGCATTGACCTGATGCAAAACTTCCGTCGACCATATTTTGCGAAAAACATCAAAGAGTTTTGGTCGCGTTGGCATATATCGCTATCCACCTGGTTCAGAGATTATGTTTACGTGCCGCTTGGGGGTAACCGTGTGAAATATTGGCGATGGGTGTATAACATTATGATTACATTCCTGCTCAGCGGTTTGTGGCACGGCGCCAGCTGGACATTTGTGATATGGGGAGGTATACATGGTTTCTTCTCTCTTGCATCGGTTGGATTCCGACCCAACACTACAAAGAAAAAGAACGCTTTGTTCTCAAAACCACTTGTAGTATTTGGCATGATTGTGATCAACTACATAATAGTGCTTCTGGCCTGGGTGTTTTTCAGGGCCAACTCGTTCGACGATGCCATACTCATACTCACAGAAATGTTCCGTCTTAGTGGCGATACACTCTATATGGGTGGGGCCGATCCGGAGAATTTCTTCTATGGCGTTTTGGCAATTTTGATGCTACTTGTTATTGACGGAGTGCAGGAATACTCGATAACCAAGCTTCAGTTTTTCAGGAGCCGTAAAACAGTGGTGCGCTATTTAGCCTATGCAACCATTATAGCCATTATCATGATGTTAGGAGTATTCGACAGCAGCCAGTTTATCTATTTCCAATTTTAG
- a CDS encoding carbohydrate kinase, whose amino-acid sequence MRKIYTIGETVLDILIKGNQPFTAKAGGACLNSAVTLGRLDLPIFFIGEYGLDEVGNLIDKFLKENHVSTEYVYRYFDGKSALALAFLNEKNDASYDFYKIYPKKRLHIQFPEIETDDIVLFGSIYAITPEVRDILIKFITHANSQRAIVMYDPNFRKQHLHELPKLKPLILDNISHCNILRGSNEDFSFIFGTRDADDTYNLIKDKTHNLLYTSSTKGVFVRTQSISERYDVRKIEPISTIGAGDNFNAGVVYSLYRYGIGYKDLDQLNRDQWEQIINTAVDFATFVCMSYDNYISAEFAGQYKLPS is encoded by the coding sequence ATGCGAAAAATATATACGATAGGCGAAACAGTGCTGGATATACTGATCAAAGGGAATCAACCATTTACTGCCAAAGCAGGTGGTGCTTGCCTGAACTCAGCTGTTACCCTGGGTCGTTTGGACTTACCTATCTTTTTCATTGGCGAGTACGGACTTGATGAAGTAGGGAACCTGATCGACAAATTCTTAAAAGAAAACCATGTTTCGACCGAATATGTATACCGTTATTTCGATGGAAAGTCGGCCTTGGCCCTTGCATTTTTAAATGAAAAAAACGATGCGAGCTACGACTTTTATAAAATTTACCCAAAAAAACGTCTTCACATCCAGTTTCCGGAAATAGAGACCGACGACATTGTATTATTTGGTTCGATTTATGCTATAACCCCCGAAGTACGCGACATTCTTATTAAATTCATTACGCATGCCAATAGCCAACGTGCCATTGTAATGTACGACCCGAATTTCAGAAAACAACACTTGCACGAATTACCTAAGTTAAAGCCACTCATTCTCGACAATATCTCGCACTGTAACATTCTGCGGGGATCGAACGAAGATTTCTCGTTTATTTTTGGCACACGCGATGCCGACGACACTTATAACCTGATAAAAGATAAAACCCATAACCTGCTCTACACCTCTTCTACCAAGGGCGTATTTGTGCGTACCCAAAGCATATCGGAACGTTATGATGTAAGGAAAATTGAACCGATAAGCACCATCGGGGCTGGGGATAATTTTAACGCAGGAGTAGTTTATTCTCTTTACCGCTATGGTATTGGATACAAAGACCTCGACCAGCTTAACCGCGACCAGTGGGAACAGATTATCAATACCGCAGTCGATTTTGCCACCTTTGTATGTATGAGTTACGACAATTATATTTCGGCAGAATTTGCCGGACAATACAAATTACCTTCCTAA
- a CDS encoding biopolymer transporter ExbD: MALKRTTKPSIEFSMASMSDLVFLLLIFFMLTSTLIAPNAIKLLLPKSNNQTQANPAVAVSITEDLRYFVGTSQVTFDQIEPMLQSQLKFRVDPTFSLHADRTVDVEYVVMIMNIAKRNKYKVILATAPE; this comes from the coding sequence ATGGCACTTAAACGGACCACTAAACCAAGTATCGAATTCAGTATGGCATCGATGTCAGACCTGGTATTTCTGTTGTTGATCTTTTTCATGCTGACTTCAACACTTATTGCACCTAATGCAATCAAGCTACTTCTGCCTAAAAGCAATAACCAGACTCAGGCCAATCCGGCAGTTGCGGTTTCAATCACCGAAGATCTGAGGTACTTTGTTGGCACCAGCCAGGTAACTTTCGACCAGATCGAACCCATGCTGCAGAGTCAATTAAAGTTCAGGGTCGACCCTACTTTCTCTTTGCATGCCGATCGAACCGTCGATGTCGAGTATGTGGTGATGATAATGAATATTGCCAAACGGAACAAGTATAAGGTAATATTGGCTACTGCTCCGGAATAA